In one Candidatus Johnevansia muelleri genomic region, the following are encoded:
- the tyrS gene encoding Tyrosyl-tRNA synthetase: MNLNYIIKTIKFGIYSILNEKKLIEKLKLGKKLRIKAGFDPTTSNIHLGHIVLINKLIQFQKLGHEIQIIIGDFTARIGDPTGKNIFRKSLTKEEVNLNSIKFKNNIINIFNNNIKIFFNSKWMDKLSASKLIDLSSNFSVARMLERDNFYKRYKSKYYISIQEFMYPIIQGYDSVILKSDIEIGGSDQIFNLLMGRNIQKKMFQDPQIIITMPILIGIDGYKKMSKSLYNSININDNPGKIFQKIISIPDHLILKYLELLSLRPIIEIKYMIKQIIKGYNPQIIKKILAKEIIKRFYGNDIAQNAHKLIGNIFNNGNLPINIPKIELYIDNIIIPLASVLNISKLVKNSAQAKDLLLNKRVKVNGNIVDIRYNLKLGNYYIQAGKKNFAHIFIKNKKLINIGEK; encoded by the coding sequence ATGAATTTAAATTATATTATTAAAACAATTAAATTTGGTATTTATAGTATTTTAAATGAAAAAAAATTAATTGAAAAATTAAAATTAGGTAAAAAATTACGAATTAAAGCTGGGTTTGATCCTACTACTTCCAATATTCATTTAGGTCATATTGTATTAATTAATAAATTAATACAATTTCAAAAATTGGGACATGAAATTCAAATTATTATAGGAGATTTTACTGCTAGAATAGGTGATCCTACAGGTAAAAATATTTTTCGTAAATCTTTAACAAAAGAAGAAGTAAATTTAAATTCTATAAAATTTAAAAATAATATAATTAATATTTTTAATAATAATATTAAAATTTTTTTTAATTCTAAATGGATGGACAAATTATCAGCATCAAAACTTATTGACTTATCATCTAATTTTTCTGTAGCACGTATGTTAGAAAGAGATAATTTTTATAAAAGATATAAATCTAAATATTATATTTCTATTCAAGAGTTTATGTATCCTATTATACAAGGTTATGATTCAGTAATACTTAAATCTGATATTGAGATTGGAGGATCTGATCAAATTTTTAATTTACTAATGGGTCGTAATATACAAAAAAAAATGTTTCAAGACCCTCAAATTATTATTACAATGCCTATTTTAATAGGTATTGATGGTTATAAAAAAATGTCAAAATCTTTATATAATTCTATAAATATTAATGATAACCCTGGGAAAATATTTCAAAAAATTATTTCTATTCCTGACCATTTAATTTTGAAATATTTAGAATTACTTTCTTTACGTCCTATAATTGAAATTAAATATATGATTAAGCAAATAATTAAAGGTTATAATCCACAAATTATTAAAAAAATTCTTGCAAAAGAAATAATAAAAAGATTTTATGGAAATGATATTGCGCAAAATGCACATAAATTAATTGGTAATATATTTAATAATGGAAATTTACCTATAAATATTCCCAAAATTGAACTTTATATTGATAATATTATTATTCCTTTAGCATCTGTACTAAATATTTCAAAATTAGTTAAAAATAGTGCTCAAGCAAAAGATTTATTATTAAATAAACGAGTAAAAGTAAATGGTAATATAGTAGATATAAGATATAATCTGAAATTAGGAAATTATTATATTCAAGCTGGAAAAAAAAACTTTGCACATATTTTTATAAAAAATAAAAAATTAATAAATATTGGAGAAAAATAA
- the carA gene encoding Carbamoyl-phosphate synthase small chain codes for MIKKAILALEDGNIFHGISIGVDGLISGEIVFNTSMTGYQEILTDPSYLKQIIVFTSSHIGNTGINKEDIESYNIFVSGLIIHDLPSYYSNFRSVMSLKKYLILNNIICISNIDTRKLTRLIRNKNIKNVTILSGEISYKNIKLAITAAKNFHVFNYININNITHDYNHIQLILDKKSINLKNNYNIVYYDLGSKYNIFRILTKLGCKLHIINQNASLSEIIKFNPDGIFLSNGPGDPNDFKNTITVIKELCKKQIPIFGICLGHQLLAIASGAKTKKMKYGHHGSNHPIQDIVTGKLMITSQNHNFIVDEKTLSNKLRVTHRSLFDGTLQGIERIDCPAFSFQGHPEASPGPHDLFLLFSRFISIIKKYKLH; via the coding sequence TTGATAAAAAAAGCAATTTTAGCTTTGGAAGATGGAAATATTTTTCATGGTATTTCTATTGGAGTAGATGGATTAATTAGTGGTGAAATAGTTTTTAATACATCTATGACAGGTTATCAAGAAATTTTAACTGATCCTTCTTATTTAAAACAAATTATAGTATTTACTTCTTCTCACATAGGAAATACAGGAATTAATAAAGAAGATATAGAATCTTATAATATTTTTGTATCAGGATTAATAATACATGACTTACCTAGTTATTATAGTAATTTTCGTAGTGTTATGTCTCTAAAAAAATATTTAATTTTAAATAATATAATTTGTATTTCAAATATTGATACCCGTAAATTAACAAGACTTATACGTAATAAAAATATAAAAAATGTAACTATTTTATCAGGTGAAATATCATATAAAAATATAAAGTTAGCTATAACTGCAGCTAAAAATTTTCATGTTTTTAATTATATTAATATTAATAATATAACACATGATTATAATCACATACAATTAATATTAGATAAAAAATCTATTAATTTAAAAAATAATTATAATATAGTTTATTATGATTTGGGGAGTAAATATAATATATTTAGAATTTTAACAAAATTAGGTTGTAAATTACATATTATAAACCAGAACGCTTCATTATCTGAAATTATAAAATTTAATCCAGATGGTATTTTTTTATCTAATGGTCCCGGAGATCCTAATGATTTTAAGAATACTATTACTGTAATTAAAGAATTATGTAAAAAACAAATACCTATATTTGGTATTTGTTTAGGACATCAACTTTTAGCAATTGCAAGTGGAGCAAAAACTAAAAAAATGAAATATGGTCATCATGGTTCAAATCATCCTATTCAAGATATTGTTACAGGTAAATTAATGATTACTAGTCAAAATCATAATTTTATAGTAGATGAAAAAACATTATCTAATAAATTAAGAGTAACACATAGATCTTTGTTTGATGGGACTTTACAAGGTATAGAAAGAATTGATTGTCCAGCATTTAGTTTTCAGGGACATCCTGAAGCAAGTCCCGGCCCACATGATTTATTTTTATTATTTTCTCGTTTTATATCAATTATAAAGAAATATAAATTACATTAA